Proteins co-encoded in one Pogona vitticeps strain Pit_001003342236 chromosome 9, PviZW2.1, whole genome shotgun sequence genomic window:
- the PABPC4 gene encoding polyadenylate-binding protein 4 isoform X2 → MDTAAASYPMASLYVGDLHPDVTEAMLYEKFSPAGPVLSIRVCRDMITRRSLGYAYVNFQQPADAERALDTMNFDVIKGKPIRIMWSQRDPSLRKSGVGNVFIKNLDKSIDNKALYDTFSAFGNILSCKVVCDENGSKGYAFVHFETQDAADRAIEKMNGMLLNDRKVFVGRFKSRKEREAELGAKAKEFTNVYIKNFGDDMDDERLKELFSKYGKTLSVKVMTDPTGKSKGFGFVSFEKHEEANKYHRKQRANFFKCTSSGN, encoded by the exons ATGGACACGGCAGCTGCTAGCTACCCGATGGCCTCCCTCTACGTGGGTGACCTGCACCCTGATGTCACCGAAGCCATGCTGTACGAGAAGTTCAGCCCTGCAGGGCCCGTGCTCTCCATCCGTGTCTGCAGGGATATGATCACCCGGCGCTCTCTAGGATATGCTTACGTCAACTTCCAGCAGCCAGCTGATG CTGAGCGCGCCTTGGACACCATGAACTTCGATGTGATCAAAGGCAAGCCCATCCGCATCATGTGGTCTCAGCGGGATCCTTCTCTGAGGAAATCCGGAGTCGGGAATGTCTTTATTAAGAACCTGGATAAATCCATAGACAACAAAGCACTTTACGACACCTTCTCGGCTTTTGGGAATATCCTCTCTTGCAAA GTGGTATGCGATGAGAACGGCTCGAAGGGCTATGCCTTTGTGCACTTTGAGACGCAGGATGCCGCTGACCGGGCCATCGAGAAGATGAACGGCATGCTGCTGAACGACCGCAAAGT ATTTGTTGGCAGATTCAAATCCCGTAAGGAGCGCGAGGCGGAACTGGGAGCTAAAGCAAAGGAGTTCACCAATGTCTACATTAAGAACTTTGGGGATGACATGGATGATGAAAGGCTGAAGGAACTCTTCAGCAAATATG GAAAGACCCTCAGCGTAAAGGTCATGACAGACCCGACTGGGAAGTCCAAAGGTTTCGGCTTTGTGAGCTTTGAGAAGCATGAAGAAGCCAACAAG tatcACCGGAAGCAGAGAGCTAACTTTTTCAAATGTACCTCTAGTGGTAACTGA